The stretch of DNA CGCTCGGAGGTTGGCCGGCCGTAGTAGAGATAGACCTCGCCCTGACCGAGGGCGCCGATCGCTACGTCGTCGAGCCCATCGCCATTGAGGTCGCCGGCAGATGAGACGGAGTAGCCCAGGGTGCCGTCCCTAAAGTCGACATCGAAAGTGGCGTCTGCGCTTGCTATGTCGATCCCCCCCGAGAGGGACGCGTCCGGGTTTCCGTAGAACAAATAGGCTCTTCCCGGGTAGCCACTGCCGTAGGTGTAGTCGCCGATCAACAGATCGGCGGCTCCGTCGCCGTCGATGTCGCCGGCCGGGGTGAGGCCAACCGGCCCGGGGTCCGACGACCGTTCGAGAACAAAGGTCGCATCCGAATCGGACAGCTGGAATTCGCCCGTAAGTTGGTTGGCGTCGGGACGCCCATAGACCAAGTAGACCTTGTTCCGCTCGCTGAAGTCCGCCGTTGCGATCAAGAGGTCGTCAAGGCCGTCGAGGTTGAGGTCGCCTGCGGATGAGACCCGGTACCCCGCATGCTGCCCCTCTATACCGACAAAGTGAACGTCGGCGTCCATCGGCGACAACGTTCTCTGGCCGTTACCTGTCTCGGCGCCGCCGTAGAGCAAGAACGTCTCACCGGAGAACTGAGAGTTCGGCGGAGCGTTCGGCGCGCTGAAAAGGAAATCGTCGAAACCATCGCCGTTGAAATCTCCTGCCGAGGAGACCGAGAAACCAACACGCCCCAAATAGGCGGTTCCCAAGAACGCGATGTCGGCGTCGTCCATCAGGTAATCGCCGCTCAGTTGCTGGGCCGTAACAGAGAGCGGCGTCGAGACCGCCGCTGCAAGACAAGCTGCCACGCTTGCCGCATGCTGAACAAACTTCATGAGGTCCCTCTCGGTGTTGGTGTAGTAGTCTCTCGTTTTGGAGACCAGCCTCACTGCTATCCGCCTGCGCCATGCTGCCCCAATCTACCACCATCGATTCAAGTAGGTGATGTGATGCGCAGTCAAATATATTTTCCATCTAGTTCGAAATCGACAATGGCCTCTACTGCAATACCTCTA from Botrimarina mediterranea encodes:
- a CDS encoding FG-GAP-like repeat-containing protein encodes the protein MKFVQHAASVAACLAAAVSTPLSVTAQQLSGDYLMDDADIAFLGTAYLGRVGFSVSSAGDFNGDGFDDFLFSAPNAPPNSQFSGETFLLYGGAETGNGQRTLSPMDADVHFVGIEGQHAGYRVSSAGDLNLDGLDDLLIATADFSERNKVYLVYGRPDANQLTGEFQLSDSDATFVLERSSDPGPVGLTPAGDIDGDGAADLLIGDYTYGSGYPGRAYLFYGNPDASLSGGIDIASADATFDVDFRDGTLGYSVSSAGDLNGDGLDDVAIGALGQGEVYLYYGRPTSERIAGRIGRGEADAVFSVYGAGRSLSTAGDLNGDGLNDLVIGASDMDYNGEESGAAYLLYGKAGDNAWRGEIDLDNADVRFEGVAEGDKAGYQVSSAGDVNGDGIDDLLIGAYQAQGDPNDYADGQQGGKTYLVYGRRGGVLDEAVYDLDNADAVFIGGYRDFIGSAVDSTGDLNGDGLADIVLGAHASDTVRLSEGAVYIFYGRPVPEPSAAVLTIAAAAAFSSTFRGKPVCQFSE